One window of the Janthinobacterium sp. PAMC25594 genome contains the following:
- a CDS encoding response regulator: MRILLTEDDPQLGRATQMGLEQAGYAVDWVQSAESAHMAVRLHRYGCLLLDLALPGEDGMQALATLRRGGYDGAILIVTARDQIVDRVTGLDAGADDFIVKPFDLDELAARMRSACRRAAGRTHEELVHGDIVIDVAARQVRQGGVAVPVTGKEFSILLMLVEQRGRILSRVQLEEGVYSWGEEIDSNALQVHIHHLRRKLGKALIRTVHAIGYSIDKPATPDMPEMQACP; the protein is encoded by the coding sequence ATGCGCATATTGCTGACAGAAGACGACCCTCAGCTGGGGCGCGCCACGCAGATGGGGCTGGAGCAGGCCGGCTATGCGGTCGACTGGGTGCAGTCGGCCGAAAGCGCGCACATGGCCGTGCGCCTGCACCGCTATGGCTGTCTGTTGCTCGACCTGGCCCTGCCGGGCGAGGATGGCATGCAGGCGCTGGCGACCTTGCGCCGTGGCGGCTATGACGGGGCGATCCTGATCGTCACGGCGCGCGATCAGATCGTCGACCGCGTGACGGGCCTGGACGCGGGCGCGGACGACTTCATCGTCAAACCCTTCGACCTCGATGAGCTGGCGGCGCGCATGCGCAGCGCCTGCCGCCGCGCGGCCGGGCGCACGCACGAAGAACTCGTGCACGGCGATATCGTCATCGACGTCGCCGCGCGCCAGGTGCGGCAGGGCGGCGTGGCGGTGCCCGTGACGGGCAAGGAGTTCAGCATCCTGTTGATGCTCGTCGAGCAGCGCGGGCGCATCCTGAGCCGCGTGCAGCTGGAAGAGGGCGTCTACAGCTGGGGCGAGGAAATCGACAGCAACGCGCTGCAGGTGCATATCCACCATTTGCGGCGCAAACTGGGCAAGGCGCTGATCCGCACCGTGCATGCCATCGGCTACAGCATCGACAAGCCCGCTACGCCCGATATGCCCGAGATGCAGGCGTGTCCATGA